One segment of Procambarus clarkii isolate CNS0578487 chromosome 1, FALCON_Pclarkii_2.0, whole genome shotgun sequence DNA contains the following:
- the LOC123762076 gene encoding uncharacterized protein, which yields MESGAPVVILVAALFLTASAPAIPGGGGGDPACGALGPGTCMVRATKCALVTKLAQGKNGPVKDVFDCAAAQGIPKTQVVSVIGVAFQSGQPETIVDRVITNDTAAALQLRRCVLTAGGLVRMNGTVDRAAMVGRIAASTSTHPAVVDTIAAAVTACPEPPLMQMKTFLTCVRAACIQMMPPNTDSLPAYSSDDNDDHKKCKKGKKGKKCKKQ from the exons ATGGAGAGCGGAGCACCCGTAGTGATCCTTGTGGCAGCCTTGTTCCTCACGGCCTCCGCTCCTGCTATACCAG gtggtggcggcggggaCCCGGCGTGTGGGGCCCTGGGCCCTGGCACCTGCATGGTCAGGGCCACCAAGTGCGCCCTCGTCACCAAGTTGGCCCAGGGCAAGAACGGCCCCGTCAAGGACGTCTTCGACTGTGCCGCCGCCCAGGGCATCCCCAAGACCCAGGTCGTCAGTGTCATTG GTGTTGCTTTCCAGTCGGGACAGCCTGAAACAATTGTGGACAGAGTGATCACCAATGATACGGCGGCTGCTCTCCAACTGCGTCGGTGTGTGTTGACTGCTGGcggcctg GTGAGGATGAACGGGACGGTGGACCGAGCAgcgatggtggggaggatagCGGCGTCCACCAGCACCCACCCGGCCGTGGTCGACACTATCGCCGCCGCTGTCACCGCCTGCCCCGAGCCCCCCCTCATGCAG ATGAAGACCTTCCTGACCTGTGTCCGTGCTGCGTGTATCCAGATGATGCCCCCCAACACCGACTCTCTCCCCGCCtacagcagtgacgacaacgacgACCATAAGAAGTGTAAGAAGGGTAAGAAGGGCAAGAAGTGCAagaagcagtag